A genomic segment from Terriglobales bacterium encodes:
- a CDS encoding PspA/IM30 family protein, whose translation MALLERVATLVRANLNDLIDKAENPEKLLKQVILDMENQFMQVKTQVAIAIADLHLLEKKKNENQDKEGEWMHKAELAVDKKQDDLARAALERSMAYKQFAESFDQQIADQKVQAEALKTALRQLEQKLAEARAKSDLLIAQHRRSRAVGKASDARMAINDKSKGTAFARMESKVRQAEAIGQAKAEIAGADVDERLSALERDEHIDRLLAELKARRSLGA comes from the coding sequence ATGGCGTTACTGGAACGAGTTGCCACCCTGGTGCGGGCGAATCTCAACGACCTGATCGACAAGGCCGAGAATCCTGAGAAGCTGCTCAAACAGGTGATTCTCGACATGGAAAACCAGTTCATGCAGGTGAAAACGCAGGTGGCGATTGCCATCGCCGATCTGCATCTGCTGGAGAAAAAGAAGAACGAGAACCAGGACAAAGAGGGCGAGTGGATGCACAAGGCCGAGCTGGCCGTGGACAAGAAACAGGATGACCTGGCGCGCGCCGCTCTCGAACGGTCGATGGCCTACAAGCAGTTTGCGGAAAGCTTCGACCAGCAGATCGCTGATCAGAAAGTACAGGCGGAGGCCTTAAAAACTGCCTTGCGCCAACTGGAACAGAAGCTGGCGGAAGCGCGCGCCAAGAGTGACCTGCTGATTGCCCAGCACCGTCGTTCGCGGGCTGTAGGGAAGGCAAGTGACGCCCGCATGGCCATCAACGACAAGAGTAAAGGCACTGCATTTGCCCGCATGGAGAGCAAGGTGCGCCAGGCAGAAGCCATCGGACAGGCAAAGGCCGAAATCGCTGGCGCCGACGTGGATGAGCGGCTGTCCGCCCTCGAGCGAGATGAGCATATCGATCGCCTGCTCGCCGAATTGAAGGCGCGGCGTTCGCTGGGAGCGTGA
- the feoB gene encoding ferrous iron transport protein B, translated as MSTAEMALGEAPSVADPAEAVPAVTPRIRSIAVVGPPNSGKTTLFNRLTGLRQKVANFPGVTVEHHVGYLRNRQGEEIAVIDLPGIYSLSPKSEDERVTIDVLEGRMAGTPRPDAIVLILDSTNLNRHLVLAARVIALGLPTLVLLNLADALTAQGGTLDVLALARQLGTPVALIAAARGEGIDVVQNFVSSRTALPAPATLPVLNDLPRCREWAARVAKGSCYRRPVPSVWGRRLDAVFLHPYAGPLVFLAVVIGVFQCIFTLGQPLSDGLRNLLDSLGQSLGGYLAGGWLRSLVVDGAWKGVTSVLIFLPQIVLLFLVIGVLEDSGYLARAAVIADRTMKKVGLNGKAFIPLLSAYACAVPAIMATRTIEDKRDRIATILIAPFMTCSARLPVYTMVIAAFIPDHRILGPLLGARATAMLGLYVLGFLAAVVTARILKSSILQSRESQFILEMPAYRWPTLQSLGLRLFDRSRAFLVRAGTVILAVSLMLWGLTHLPLQHGQPPQIQNSVVAQFGRAMEPAIRPLGFNWKIGVGLVTSIAAREVIISTLGTLNGLDPAQQSASLQQALHSELSLAGAMALLVFFAFAMQCTSTLAVVRRETNSWRWPAIQFLYMTLLAYGAALAVYQIGTRLVG; from the coding sequence GTGAGCACAGCCGAGATGGCGCTGGGGGAAGCCCCGTCCGTAGCCGATCCGGCGGAGGCCGTTCCCGCGGTCACTCCCCGAATTCGCTCGATTGCGGTCGTAGGTCCACCCAATTCCGGCAAAACCACGTTGTTCAATCGTCTGACCGGACTCCGCCAGAAGGTCGCAAACTTCCCGGGGGTCACCGTCGAGCACCATGTGGGCTATCTGCGCAATCGGCAGGGCGAGGAGATCGCGGTCATCGACCTGCCCGGCATCTACAGCCTGTCCCCCAAATCAGAAGACGAGCGGGTAACAATCGACGTGCTTGAGGGCAGGATGGCGGGCACTCCCCGCCCAGATGCCATCGTGCTCATCCTGGATTCCACCAACCTTAATCGCCATTTGGTACTGGCAGCGCGGGTAATTGCTCTGGGACTGCCGACATTGGTCCTGCTGAACCTGGCCGATGCGCTCACCGCGCAAGGCGGAACGCTGGACGTCCTGGCATTGGCACGCCAACTCGGCACACCCGTGGCGCTGATCGCTGCGGCCCGAGGCGAGGGCATCGACGTGGTGCAGAATTTTGTCTCGTCGAGGACAGCTTTGCCGGCGCCAGCGACTCTGCCCGTACTCAATGACCTGCCCCGATGCCGTGAATGGGCGGCGCGCGTGGCCAAGGGTTCGTGTTACCGGCGGCCAGTTCCCTCTGTTTGGGGTCGGCGGCTGGATGCGGTGTTCCTGCACCCCTATGCCGGGCCACTCGTATTCCTGGCTGTAGTTATCGGAGTGTTTCAGTGCATTTTCACCCTCGGGCAACCGCTGTCCGACGGGTTGCGCAACTTGCTCGATTCGCTTGGACAAAGTCTGGGTGGATATCTGGCAGGCGGCTGGCTTCGATCGTTAGTGGTCGATGGCGCCTGGAAAGGTGTGACCTCGGTTCTTATTTTTCTGCCGCAGATTGTTCTCCTGTTTCTAGTCATCGGAGTACTGGAAGACTCCGGCTACCTGGCGCGAGCCGCTGTCATAGCAGACCGCACCATGAAAAAAGTCGGCCTGAATGGCAAAGCATTTATTCCGCTGCTTTCTGCCTATGCGTGCGCGGTTCCAGCGATCATGGCCACACGCACCATCGAAGACAAGCGTGACCGCATCGCCACCATTCTGATTGCGCCCTTCATGACCTGCTCGGCGCGCCTGCCCGTGTACACCATGGTGATTGCAGCCTTCATTCCAGATCACCGCATCTTGGGTCCGCTGCTGGGGGCGCGAGCTACCGCCATGCTCGGTCTCTACGTGCTGGGATTTCTGGCCGCGGTAGTGACGGCGAGGATCTTGAAATCTTCGATTCTCCAGAGCCGTGAATCGCAATTCATTCTGGAAATGCCGGCCTACCGCTGGCCGACGCTGCAGTCGCTCGGATTACGGCTGTTTGATCGCTCGCGGGCTTTCCTGGTCCGCGCGGGTACAGTGATCCTGGCCGTTTCCCTGATGCTTTGGGGGCTGACTCATTTACCGCTCCAGCACGGTCAGCCGCCGCAGATCCAGAACAGCGTCGTCGCGCAGTTTGGGCGGGCCATGGAACCGGCCATCCGACCGTTGGGTTTCAACTGGAAAATCGGAGTGGGACTGGTTACCTCCATCGCCGCACGCGAAGTAATCATCAGCACGCTGGGCACGCTGAACGGGCTTGACCCCGCTCAACAGTCGGCCAGCCTGCAGCAGGCGCTGCATAGCGAGTTGTCGCTCGCGGGTGCGATGGCGCTATTGGTGTTCTTCGCCTTCGCCATGCAGTGCACCTCGACCCTGGCGGTCGTGCGGCGGGAAACGAATAGCTGGCGCTGGCCCGCAATTCAGTTCCTCTATATGACTCTGCTGGCGTATGGCGCCGCGTTGGCGGTCTACCAGATTGGAACCCGGCTGGTCGGATAA
- a CDS encoding NfeD family protein, with amino-acid sequence MTLTDFYLLCFIVGFVLSLLSFLGGGARPHFHFSGKLHLPHIGRAGGHVTGGTPHSESSMPLFNFSTLVVFLTWFGGVGYLLTKYSTLWTLAVLALAALSGVGGAAFVFLLVAKLLLAHEQELDPADYDMVGVIGTITNPIRAGGTGEIVYSQQGTRRSTGARSEDGAALPRGTEVVVTRYEKGIAYVRRWEELAGTEMGSQSEPVQK; translated from the coding sequence ATGACGCTCACCGATTTCTACTTGCTGTGTTTCATCGTGGGTTTCGTGCTGAGCTTGCTCTCGTTTCTTGGCGGCGGTGCGCGGCCGCATTTTCACTTCTCTGGCAAGCTTCACTTGCCGCATATCGGTCGCGCCGGAGGGCACGTCACGGGAGGCACGCCGCACAGCGAATCGAGCATGCCTTTGTTCAACTTCAGCACCCTTGTCGTCTTCCTGACCTGGTTTGGCGGCGTCGGTTATCTGCTAACGAAATATTCCACGCTATGGACATTGGCGGTGCTGGCGCTGGCAGCTCTGAGCGGAGTGGGCGGGGCGGCATTTGTCTTCCTGCTTGTTGCGAAGCTGCTCCTGGCTCACGAACAGGAACTAGACCCTGCGGACTACGACATGGTGGGAGTGATCGGCACCATTACCAATCCCATCCGCGCGGGCGGAACCGGCGAGATCGTCTATTCGCAGCAGGGGACAAGACGCAGTACCGGTGCGCGCAGTGAGGATGGGGCTGCGTTGCCGCGTGGCACCGAGGTAGTGGTGACCCGCTACGAGAAAGGAATTGCTTACGTCCGCCGCTGGGAGGAGTTGGCGGGCACGGAGATGGGCTCGCAATCGGAGCCCGTCCAGAAATAA
- a CDS encoding DUF2306 domain-containing protein translates to MATISVPLERAVRFRWKSVVFTLIALMMVYVLFHNERFLIDSKDPVWNHYHPFKWWLLPHGLAGACALLLGPMQFSDRLRQRFIGLHRVIGRIYVAGALIAAPLGFYIQYFEERMGEPRSFSVAAAVDAILWGTTTAIALSFALRRKIQLHRQWMTRSYAVAIVFLEVRVILGLTGWEKLGTAAAETVVWVCVACAIPLADIVLQWQDFRRSRALETKGRLTAVAKT, encoded by the coding sequence ATGGCGACCATTTCTGTGCCGCTCGAACGTGCAGTGCGGTTCCGCTGGAAGAGCGTTGTATTCACCCTCATCGCATTGATGATGGTTTATGTGTTGTTTCACAATGAGCGATTCCTCATCGATTCCAAGGACCCGGTCTGGAATCACTATCACCCGTTCAAGTGGTGGCTCTTGCCCCACGGTCTGGCAGGAGCGTGCGCCCTGCTGCTGGGCCCCATGCAATTCTCTGATCGGCTAAGGCAGCGCTTCATTGGGCTGCATCGGGTGATTGGCCGCATCTACGTGGCAGGGGCGCTGATCGCGGCGCCGCTCGGTTTCTACATCCAGTACTTTGAGGAGCGCATGGGAGAGCCACGCTCCTTCAGCGTGGCGGCTGCCGTGGACGCCATTCTCTGGGGGACTACTACCGCTATCGCCCTCTCCTTTGCGCTTCGCCGCAAAATTCAGCTGCACCGCCAGTGGATGACGCGCAGCTACGCCGTCGCCATCGTGTTCCTCGAAGTGCGGGTAATCCTTGGCCTGACGGGATGGGAAAAGCTGGGCACAGCTGCGGCTGAAACCGTGGTCTGGGTCTGCGTGGCGTGTGCGATTCCGCTCGCCGACATCGTTCTGCAGTGGCAAGACTTTCGGCGAAGCCGCGCTTTGGAGACCAAGGGCCGTTTGACTGCAGTAGCTAAGACTTAA
- a CDS encoding helix-turn-helix transcriptional regulator, giving the protein MRLGEKLRYLREVEGVLRGLGREMTQQELAGAMQKEMGRSLSQSYLSQIESGSRPHLTNSSRMLLARFFKVHPGYLVDDPEGFHTELLSDLRIMEDTLDLWLINGAERFRRDPEVSKALLELAKHEDSRRCLMLLGAILETPHLVDRLLEVLKPSLVNAGGHSQARHPQEEWR; this is encoded by the coding sequence ATGAGACTAGGCGAAAAGCTACGCTACTTGCGGGAAGTGGAGGGTGTCCTCCGCGGATTGGGTCGGGAAATGACGCAACAGGAACTTGCTGGCGCGATGCAGAAGGAAATGGGCCGCAGCCTGAGCCAATCCTACCTTTCGCAGATCGAGAGCGGCTCACGTCCGCACCTCACTAACTCTTCCCGAATGCTGCTGGCCAGGTTTTTCAAGGTGCATCCCGGATACCTGGTGGATGACCCCGAGGGATTTCATACCGAACTTCTTTCCGACCTACGGATCATGGAAGATACGCTCGATTTGTGGCTGATCAACGGTGCGGAACGCTTCCGGCGTGATCCTGAGGTCAGCAAGGCACTGCTGGAATTGGCCAAGCACGAAGACTCGCGGCGTTGCCTGATGCTGCTGGGCGCGATTCTAGAAACTCCTCATCTCGTGGATCGGCTGCTGGAAGTCCTGAAACCTTCGCTGGTTAATGCTGGCGGGCACTCGCAGGCGCGACATCCCCAGGAGGAATGGCGATGA
- a CDS encoding tetratricopeptide repeat protein — MKNIKSVFVLLTALSLAAFAQTVPQQDNPTPTVSTPAAENAGRTAPSSPGTQRNSNRANAYYHYTLAHMYEELFAIYQSNDWASKAIEEYRLAIENDPGSEYLNSGLAELYARTGRIRDAVNEAQDIIKRDPNNLEARKLLGRIYLRSLGDLQSGSQSNEVLRRAIEQYEKIVQIEPSNIDNHLLLGRLYRANNDMLKAESEFKTAVELQPGSEEAVTMLAYLYNEEGDSKRATQVLNSIPDSERSGKVYSALGFTYEQQKDYKNAIAAYRKATEDDKDNLEAQRGLAQNLLNDNQTDAALEQYKAIAEADPHDAQSYMHIAEIYRRSGKYDQALEALKKAGAEVPDSVEIPYNLAVIYQSQGNFEEATKLLQDLIKKTEKPEGSYQPGDRNNRAVFLERLGAIYRDENKTDLAADTFRQMLSLGDENASRGYQQIIDTYREGKQWDKATAVAKEATAKYPNDRSLKFGFAMQLADQGQADTAIAQVKSVLKGTPEDRDAYMTLGQIYSRLKRWPEAEQALAKANELSTKPEEKDYANFMLASVYERQKKYDQAEDLFKKLLAHDPNNAGALNYLGYMLADRGTRLEEALGYVKRAVQLEPQNGAYIDSLGWAYFKLGRYDLAEENLRKANERVNNDPTVLSHLGELFQKTDRLKLAAAYWERALEEWNKSVPADVDTTEVSRVQKNLDAARVKLARENAGQNQNSK; from the coding sequence ATGAAGAACATAAAGTCTGTATTCGTACTTCTTACGGCCCTCTCTTTGGCTGCTTTTGCGCAAACTGTACCCCAGCAAGATAATCCGACGCCGACAGTAAGTACTCCAGCAGCCGAAAATGCGGGAAGAACCGCACCGTCTTCCCCTGGAACTCAGCGGAATTCCAATCGCGCCAACGCCTATTATCACTACACGCTCGCTCACATGTACGAAGAGCTGTTTGCCATCTACCAGAGCAACGACTGGGCGAGCAAGGCGATTGAGGAATACCGGCTGGCCATCGAGAACGATCCCGGTTCCGAATATCTGAATTCTGGTCTGGCAGAACTCTATGCCAGGACTGGCCGGATCCGCGATGCGGTCAACGAAGCGCAGGACATCATCAAGCGGGATCCCAACAATCTGGAAGCTCGCAAACTGCTCGGGCGTATCTACTTGCGCAGCCTGGGTGATTTGCAGTCGGGATCTCAATCTAACGAGGTCCTGCGGCGCGCTATTGAGCAGTACGAAAAGATCGTCCAAATCGAGCCTTCCAACATTGATAACCACCTGTTGCTCGGTCGTCTCTATCGCGCCAATAACGACATGTTGAAGGCGGAGAGTGAATTCAAGACCGCTGTGGAACTGCAGCCGGGTTCCGAGGAAGCCGTCACCATGCTTGCCTACCTCTACAACGAGGAGGGCGATTCCAAGCGCGCTACCCAGGTTCTGAATTCCATTCCCGACTCGGAGCGTTCGGGAAAAGTTTATTCCGCGCTCGGATTCACATACGAGCAGCAAAAAGACTACAAGAACGCTATCGCCGCCTACCGGAAAGCCACGGAAGACGACAAGGACAACCTGGAGGCCCAGCGCGGGCTGGCCCAAAACCTGCTGAATGACAACCAGACCGACGCCGCCCTGGAACAATACAAGGCCATCGCGGAGGCCGATCCGCACGATGCTCAGAGCTACATGCACATTGCGGAAATCTACCGCCGCTCTGGCAAGTACGACCAGGCGTTGGAAGCCCTGAAAAAAGCCGGGGCTGAAGTTCCCGACTCCGTCGAGATCCCGTACAACCTGGCGGTGATCTATCAGTCTCAGGGCAATTTCGAGGAAGCAACCAAGCTGTTGCAGGATCTGATCAAGAAAACGGAGAAACCTGAAGGCAGCTATCAGCCCGGGGATCGTAACAATCGCGCCGTTTTCCTGGAGCGACTGGGCGCCATCTACCGTGACGAGAACAAAACCGATCTGGCAGCCGATACTTTCCGCCAGATGCTGTCACTGGGTGACGAAAATGCGTCCCGCGGATATCAGCAGATTATCGACACGTATCGGGAAGGCAAGCAGTGGGACAAGGCTACTGCTGTGGCCAAAGAAGCCACTGCGAAGTACCCCAATGACCGTAGCCTGAAATTCGGGTTTGCAATGCAATTAGCGGATCAGGGGCAGGCCGACACTGCGATCGCCCAGGTCAAGTCAGTACTCAAAGGCACGCCAGAGGACCGCGATGCCTACATGACTCTCGGCCAGATCTATAGCCGCCTCAAACGCTGGCCGGAAGCCGAGCAGGCCCTAGCGAAGGCTAACGAGCTTTCGACCAAGCCGGAGGAGAAGGATTACGCCAACTTCATGCTGGCCTCGGTATATGAACGGCAAAAGAAATACGACCAGGCCGAGGACTTATTCAAGAAGCTTCTGGCGCACGATCCCAACAATGCCGGCGCGCTCAACTATCTCGGCTACATGCTCGCCGACCGCGGCACTCGGCTGGAGGAAGCTCTGGGTTATGTCAAGCGTGCTGTTCAGCTCGAGCCGCAGAATGGGGCTTACATTGATTCCCTGGGATGGGCTTATTTCAAGCTGGGACGGTACGATCTCGCCGAAGAGAACCTGCGCAAGGCGAATGAACGCGTCAACAACGATCCCACTGTGCTGTCCCACCTGGGTGAACTCTTCCAGAAGACAGATCGCCTGAAGCTGGCTGCGGCTTACTGGGAGAGGGCCCTGGAGGAATGGAACAAATCCGTGCCCGCGGATGTGGACACGACGGAAGTCTCGCGGGTGCAGAAGAATCTAGATGCGGCCCGCGTCAAGCTGGCTCGTGAAAACGCAGGCCAGAACCAGAATTCAAAATAA
- a CDS encoding SPFH domain-containing protein produces the protein MNLHVAPEVWIIAALLILGVLFLLGMFARLYRKAGPHEALVVYGFRGTRVVKGRGTVIFPMVETCHELSLELMSFDVAPQQDLYTKQGVAVTVEAVAQIKVKSDPESILTASEQFLTKPDNEREGLIRLVMEGHLRGIIGQLTVEEIVKQPEMVGDRMRSTCADDMSKMGLEVISFTIKEVRDKNEYISNMGRPDVARIKRDADVATVEAERDTAIKRALAQREAAIAKAQADQERVAAETLSLAKQAEAQRDLDVKKASYQELIKKQQAQADKAYEIQTNVMQQQVVVEAVKVQQAEKEQQIKVQEAEILRREKELIATVLKQAEIERQRIETLANAERQRLMSEAEGKAASIRQQGEAEADIIFKKGEAEAKAMNVKAEAYQEYNQAAVVDKLITGLPDVVRALASPLSQVDKITIVSTGNGDAAGANKVTGDIAKMAAQVPALFEALSGMQVSDLLSKVRLIGDKAEKPASNKSQGKDGAQ, from the coding sequence ATGAATCTCCATGTCGCACCCGAAGTTTGGATCATTGCTGCACTTCTCATCCTTGGTGTCCTCTTCCTGTTGGGGATGTTCGCCAGGCTCTACCGCAAAGCGGGACCGCACGAAGCCCTGGTGGTTTACGGCTTCCGCGGTACTCGCGTGGTGAAGGGACGCGGGACGGTGATCTTTCCCATGGTCGAAACCTGTCACGAGCTCTCGCTCGAACTGATGTCGTTCGACGTAGCTCCTCAGCAGGACCTTTACACCAAGCAGGGTGTTGCGGTCACTGTGGAAGCGGTGGCGCAGATCAAGGTGAAGTCAGATCCGGAATCGATTCTTACCGCATCCGAGCAATTCCTCACCAAGCCTGACAACGAGCGCGAAGGGCTGATTCGTCTGGTAATGGAAGGCCACCTGCGCGGCATCATCGGGCAGCTCACGGTGGAAGAAATCGTGAAGCAACCCGAGATGGTCGGGGACCGCATGCGCTCCACCTGCGCCGATGACATGAGCAAGATGGGACTGGAAGTGATTTCATTCACCATCAAGGAAGTAAGGGATAAGAACGAATACATCAGCAACATGGGGCGGCCAGACGTGGCGCGCATCAAGCGCGACGCCGACGTAGCCACGGTTGAGGCGGAGCGCGATACCGCGATCAAGCGGGCGCTCGCGCAGCGCGAAGCCGCGATCGCCAAGGCACAGGCGGATCAGGAGCGCGTCGCCGCCGAAACTCTCTCCCTTGCAAAGCAAGCCGAAGCGCAGCGCGATCTCGACGTCAAGAAGGCCAGCTACCAGGAGTTGATCAAGAAGCAGCAGGCGCAGGCGGACAAAGCCTATGAGATCCAGACCAATGTCATGCAGCAGCAGGTGGTGGTTGAGGCGGTGAAGGTGCAGCAGGCCGAGAAAGAGCAGCAGATCAAAGTTCAGGAAGCCGAGATCCTGCGCCGCGAGAAAGAACTGATCGCGACCGTGCTGAAGCAGGCCGAGATCGAGCGCCAGAGGATCGAAACTCTGGCCAATGCCGAGCGGCAGCGCTTGATGTCGGAAGCCGAAGGCAAAGCCGCTTCCATCCGGCAGCAGGGCGAAGCCGAGGCCGACATCATCTTCAAGAAGGGCGAAGCGGAAGCCAAAGCCATGAACGTCAAGGCGGAGGCCTATCAGGAGTACAACCAGGCAGCCGTTGTCGACAAACTGATCACCGGCTTGCCCGACGTAGTTCGTGCTCTGGCAAGCCCACTGAGCCAGGTAGACAAGATCACGATCGTTTCTACCGGCAACGGCGACGCCGCCGGCGCCAACAAGGTTACCGGCGATATCGCCAAGATGGCGGCGCAGGTACCGGCGTTGTTCGAAGCACTCTCCGGGATGCAGGTGAGCGATCTCTTATCCAAGGTGCGGCTGATCGGCGACAAGGCCGAGAAGCCTGCCTCCAACAAATCTCAAGGCAAGGACGGAGCGCAGTAA
- a CDS encoding FeoA family protein: protein MTEGESIRLAELDEGERAVVSGLELPEAVAERLMCLGFIPGVEVVAGKSAPGGDPRVFCVDGGHVALRRETSQRISGLRLVANAEGDEP from the coding sequence ATGACAGAGGGCGAGTCGATCCGGTTGGCGGAGTTGGACGAAGGTGAGCGGGCGGTCGTTTCTGGGCTGGAGTTGCCCGAGGCCGTAGCCGAACGATTGATGTGCCTGGGCTTTATCCCGGGTGTTGAAGTGGTGGCGGGCAAAAGCGCACCCGGCGGCGACCCCCGGGTTTTTTGTGTCGATGGCGGCCACGTAGCTCTGCGGCGCGAAACTTCTCAGCGAATTTCCGGCTTGCGTCTTGTGGCCAACGCAGAAGGCGATGAGCCGTGA
- a CDS encoding deoxyguanosinetriphosphate triphosphohydrolase has product MLAEYAVRVEDSRGRRYPEPPHPYRNDFQRDRDRIIHARAFRRLENKTQVFTGRVSDHFRNRLTHTLEVAQVSRTIAARLRLNVDLVEALALAHDIGHPPFGHAGEKALDEVMRVHGGFFDHNLHALRIVEDFELRYAAFRGLNLTFEVREGIVKHSRDYSAARFPELAEYLLDQRPPIEAQLIDLTDEIAYNTADLDDGYEAGILNVRCMREGVPVVDRFYGEAEGQYPNALEKLKLNEALRRVFDRMVSDLIRNTEARIAAAGVRRLDEVRKFPERLAAFSPEVDAERGAAKQFLYANLYYSPELQPEKANAEVVIRELFEYWMRHPGELPPSYQQKARGEDLARVICDYIAGMTDNFILDQYARFCGKS; this is encoded by the coding sequence ATGCTCGCCGAGTACGCGGTGCGGGTGGAGGATTCCCGCGGCCGCCGCTATCCCGAGCCGCCCCACCCGTACCGCAATGACTTCCAGCGCGACCGCGACCGCATCATCCACGCCCGCGCCTTCCGCCGCCTGGAAAACAAGACACAGGTTTTCACCGGGCGGGTCTCCGATCACTTCCGCAACCGCTTGACCCACACCCTCGAGGTGGCGCAAGTTTCGCGCACCATCGCCGCGCGACTCCGCTTGAATGTGGACCTGGTGGAAGCGCTGGCGCTGGCTCACGACATCGGCCATCCCCCCTTCGGCCACGCCGGCGAGAAGGCGCTGGACGAAGTCATGCGCGTCCACGGCGGCTTCTTTGATCACAACCTGCATGCGCTGCGCATCGTGGAGGATTTCGAACTGCGCTACGCCGCCTTTCGTGGCCTGAACCTCACCTTCGAAGTAAGGGAAGGCATCGTCAAGCACTCACGCGACTACTCCGCCGCGCGCTTTCCCGAGCTCGCCGAGTATCTCCTCGACCAGCGGCCGCCAATCGAAGCTCAACTGATCGACCTCACCGACGAGATCGCCTACAACACCGCCGACCTCGACGATGGCTATGAAGCCGGGATTCTCAACGTGCGCTGCATGCGTGAAGGCGTGCCGGTCGTTGATCGCTTCTATGGTGAAGCCGAGGGCCAGTATCCGAATGCGCTGGAGAAGCTCAAGCTGAATGAAGCCCTGCGGCGGGTGTTCGATCGCATGGTCAGCGACCTGATTCGCAATACCGAGGCGCGCATTGCCGCCGCTGGCGTGAGACGTCTCGATGAGGTGCGCAAATTCCCCGAGCGTCTGGCAGCGTTCAGCCCGGAAGTGGACGCGGAACGCGGCGCGGCGAAGCAATTTCTATATGCCAACCTTTACTACAGTCCCGAACTGCAGCCCGAAAAGGCCAACGCCGAGGTGGTGATCCGGGAATTATTCGAATACTGGATGCGCCATCCCGGCGAGCTTCCTCCAAGCTATCAGCAAAAGGCTCGCGGTGAGGATCTCGCGCGCGTGATCTGCGACTACATCGCCGGCATGACGGATAACTTTATCCTTGATCAGTACGCACGCTTCTGCGGGAAGAGCTGA